A DNA window from Microcystis aeruginosa NIES-843 contains the following coding sequences:
- a CDS encoding permease, whose product MNQISIAVTFFLSLVLTSLPFLLLGTAVSSFLLVFVNKQRLAAIFPRNRVLGAIVGSAIGLILPVGQYGTIPVARRFLLEGVPPGVVFSFLTAAPTLNIVTLWLTWQTFTYSSIFFYRSLSVWLMAIFIGTLFSFYREKPRTDSEIPLESSLVLSGSFLPEEAASQPLQRVGSLVYEYKTRDRQAWPISVQLFLDNFIDEALELGGLLIIGCALSSVFQLLLPQSQLIAWGNTPATQILVQLFFGFTLAVNASLSTFVPGSLITNLSVGSTLAFLLVASLIDIKAFILLLSAFRAKIVLYFGILCLLMSFLVALILSFYLG is encoded by the coding sequence ATGAATCAAATTTCTATCGCTGTTACTTTTTTTCTTAGTTTAGTCTTGACCTCGCTTCCCTTTTTACTTTTGGGGACGGCCGTTTCCAGTTTTTTGCTGGTTTTCGTCAATAAACAGCGATTAGCGGCGATATTTCCCCGTAATCGAGTCTTAGGAGCGATCGTTGGCAGTGCCATCGGATTAATCTTACCCGTCGGACAATACGGCACGATTCCCGTCGCTAGAAGATTCTTATTAGAGGGAGTACCCCCAGGGGTGGTGTTTAGCTTTCTCACCGCTGCACCTACCCTAAATATCGTCACTCTTTGGCTAACTTGGCAGACTTTCACCTATTCTAGTATTTTCTTCTATCGATCGCTTTCGGTCTGGTTAATGGCAATTTTTATCGGCACTCTCTTTAGTTTCTATCGGGAAAAACCCCGCACAGATAGCGAAATTCCCCTAGAATCAAGTTTAGTTCTTTCCGGTAGTTTTTTACCGGAGGAAGCAGCCAGTCAACCCCTGCAAAGAGTCGGCAGTCTTGTTTATGAGTATAAAACTAGAGATAGGCAAGCTTGGCCAATTTCTGTGCAGTTATTTCTCGATAACTTTATCGATGAAGCACTGGAATTAGGGGGATTATTAATTATAGGCTGTGCGCTCTCTAGTGTCTTTCAGCTATTATTACCTCAGAGTCAATTAATTGCCTGGGGGAATACTCCCGCTACTCAAATTCTCGTGCAGTTGTTTTTTGGTTTCACTCTCGCTGTTAATGCCAGTCTTAGCACTTTTGTCCCCGGTTCTTTAATTACTAATCTGTCCGTCGGTTCCACTCTAGCTTTTTTACTGGTCGCTTCCCTCATTGATATTAAAGCTTTTATCCTCCTCCTATCAGCTTTCCGTGCTAAAATCGTCCTTTATTTCGGAATTTTATGCCTGTTAATGAGTTTTTTAGTGGCTCTGATCCTCAGTTTTTATCTAGGTTGA
- a CDS encoding PEP-CTERM sorting domain-containing protein, whose amino-acid sequence MPNGSTASFIDAAPAQSPVQVSGLSLIPGQTLNFSVTGAVSNTPFLPPPTATPDGGSFISHSPGSQNGISNITAPINSLVGVFLDNSQPDSTSAPAALNFSSIGLNFSSLAPQLKQVFFIGDGLTGTGTGAVQNFIVPTGATRLFLGPMDGFGWKGNTGSFSVTVQAVPEPSTIFGLGVLGFGAFFKHNLAKSNKSNKQDN is encoded by the coding sequence ATGCCAAATGGCTCTACAGCTTCCTTCATAGATGCTGCTCCCGCTCAATCTCCTGTACAAGTGTCGGGACTTTCCCTTATTCCAGGACAAACGCTCAATTTCTCCGTGACCGGGGCAGTCAGCAATACTCCCTTCCTACCCCCACCCACTGCTACGCCAGATGGGGGAAGTTTTATTAGCCATTCGCCTGGGAGTCAAAATGGAATTTCCAATATTACCGCTCCGATTAATTCTCTTGTCGGTGTCTTTTTAGATAACAGCCAGCCAGATTCGACTTCTGCACCTGCAGCTCTTAACTTTTCTTCAATTGGACTTAATTTTTCTTCGTTAGCTCCACAACTTAAGCAAGTTTTCTTCATTGGCGATGGACTGACAGGAACCGGCACTGGTGCTGTGCAGAATTTCATCGTTCCTACTGGTGCAACTCGCCTCTTCCTGGGTCCAATGGATGGTTTTGGATGGAAAGGCAACACTGGAAGTTTTAGCGTGACAGTTCAAGCAGTACCTGAACCCAGCACAATTTTCGGCTTAGGTGTATTAGGATTTGGTGCTTTCTTCAAGCACAACCTAGCTAAATCTAACAAGTCGAATAAACAGGACAACTAA
- a CDS encoding type II toxin-antitoxin system RelE family toxin, with product MNYRVIIPKPIQKQLNNLPKQQRERLITAIRLLTDTPRPSGVKKLKGYDETYRIRIGDYRIIYKIQDQEMLIIILSSIHRKDAY from the coding sequence GTGAACTACAGAGTTATTATTCCGAAACCCATTCAAAAACAACTAAACAACTTACCCAAACAACAACGCGAACGCTTAATTACTGCCATTAGACTACTTACTGATACACCTCGTCCTAGCGGAGTCAAGAAACTCAAAGGATATGATGAAACCTACCGAATTAGAATCGGGGATTATCGCATCATTTACAAAATTCAAGATCAAGAAATGCTGATTATCATATTGAGTAGCATTCATCGAAAAGATGCTTATTGA